The Skermanella pratensis genome has a window encoding:
- a CDS encoding ATP synthase subunit C family protein, whose amino-acid sequence MDAEAAKFIGAGLAVFALFGVGLGIGNIFSTLISSIARNPASRAAVFPIGILGFALTEAVALFALLIAFLILFA is encoded by the coding sequence ATGGACGCAGAAGCCGCTAAGTTCATCGGCGCCGGTCTGGCGGTTTTCGCCCTGTTCGGTGTTGGCCTCGGCATCGGCAACATCTTCTCGACCCTGATCAGCTCGATCGCCCGCAACCCGGCATCGCGCGCGGCGGTCTTCCCGATCGGCATTCTGGGCTTCGCGCTGACGGAAGCCGTGGCGCTCTTCGCCCTGCTGATCGCCTTCCTCATCCTGTTCGCCTAA
- a CDS encoding cupredoxin domain-containing protein, translated as MRPHIRTLHAVAALVTGAGFLAVSAAAVAAPGKAGHTHDTTAIGEPAKATAKTRTVQVEMGDNYYEPETIAVKAGETVRFVVRNTGEFLHEFNIGTADACGPPEGNGHDGGPRHADETGVNEEMMKMDHSGMPDMGHSMKHDDPNSVLVEPGQTRELVWKFSKQATIEFACNMPGHYESGMVARSRSSAEGRPMHEPSRGLSAAPPSGSPERRAWRASSRSIRAAASSRPPTGAWTLP; from the coding sequence ATGCGTCCGCATATCCGCACCCTGCATGCCGTCGCCGCCCTCGTGACCGGCGCCGGCTTCCTGGCCGTTTCGGCCGCGGCCGTCGCCGCGCCCGGCAAGGCCGGCCACACGCACGATACCACCGCGATCGGCGAGCCCGCGAAGGCGACCGCCAAGACACGCACCGTCCAGGTCGAGATGGGCGACAATTACTACGAGCCCGAGACCATTGCGGTGAAGGCCGGGGAGACCGTCCGCTTCGTCGTCAGGAACACAGGCGAGTTCCTGCACGAGTTCAACATCGGCACCGCGGATGCATGCGGCCCACCAGAAGGAAATGGCCATGATGGTGGACCACGGCATGCTGACGAGACCGGCGTGAACGAGGAGATGATGAAGATGGACCACTCCGGCATGCCGGACATGGGTCATTCCATGAAGCACGACGACCCCAACAGCGTCCTCGTGGAGCCCGGCCAGACCAGGGAACTGGTCTGGAAGTTCTCCAAGCAGGCCACGATCGAGTTCGCCTGCAACATGCCGGGCCATTACGAGTCCGGGATGGTCGCAAGGTCGCGATCCAGCGCTGAGGGGCGACCCATGCACGAGCCATCACGCGGCCTTTCCGCCGCGCCGCCCTCAGGCTCGCCGGAGCGGCGGGCCTGGCGGGCATCGTCACGGTCCATCCGGGCCGCCGCGTCTTCGCGGCCGCCGACCGGAGCCTGGACCTTGCCGTAG
- a CDS encoding PhoH family protein, protein MAKRTASSARVVALTEADEDGFREQSYLKTVKPRTSNQEALMAAIDAHALTLAVGPAGTGKTYLAVTKAVEAMSAGRVTRIVITRPVVEAGESLGFLPGDINEKMDPWMRPIYDALSDRLGARQVRQMTKDGTVEIAPLAYMRGRTISRSFVIVDEAQNMTFQQIKMLLTRLGWHSTMVITGDPDQTDLLPGMSGLEEAVRRLDPLDDVAIVRMTTQDIVRHPLVAAMMPLLS, encoded by the coding sequence ATGGCGAAACGCACCGCATCCTCGGCCCGGGTCGTGGCTCTCACCGAAGCCGACGAGGACGGCTTCCGCGAACAGAGCTACCTGAAGACGGTGAAGCCGCGCACGTCCAACCAGGAAGCGCTGATGGCCGCGATCGACGCCCACGCGCTGACGCTGGCGGTCGGTCCCGCCGGGACCGGCAAGACCTACCTGGCCGTCACCAAGGCGGTCGAGGCGATGAGCGCCGGCAGGGTCACCCGCATCGTGATCACCCGGCCGGTCGTCGAGGCGGGCGAGAGCCTGGGCTTCCTGCCCGGCGACATCAACGAGAAGATGGACCCGTGGATGCGCCCGATCTACGACGCGCTGTCCGACCGGCTGGGCGCCCGCCAGGTGCGCCAGATGACCAAGGACGGCACGGTCGAGATCGCGCCCCTCGCCTATATGCGCGGGCGGACGATCTCGCGCAGCTTCGTCATCGTGGACGAGGCGCAGAACATGACGTTCCAGCAGATCAAGATGCTGCTGACCCGCCTGGGCTGGCATTCCACCATGGTGATCACCGGCGACCCCGACCAGACCGACTTGCTGCCCGGCATGTCCGGCCTGGAGGAGGCCGTCCGCCGGCTCGACCCGCTGGACGACGTCGCCATCGTCCGGATGACCACCCAGGACATCGTCCGCCACCCGCTGGTCGCCGCGATGATGCCGCTGCTCTCCTGA
- a CDS encoding ATPase produces the protein MPKFLARLRAGRLAGRAGLAWTMLVVTAGGALAQADHGAAGDAAHGADMAHGAEHASGGLPQLDPTVFAPQLIWLAISFIALYFLMAKVALPKVAEVLEERQERITNDLDRASSLREESAGVMEGYEKALTDARTHAQSVMAATTADIASASSGRQAQFNADLAAKTRAAEERINAAKETALTSVRSVAVEIAQQAAEKLGGIKVDAARADTAVGAVMQERG, from the coding sequence ATGCCCAAGTTTTTGGCTCGTCTGCGTGCGGGCAGACTGGCCGGGCGCGCTGGTCTTGCCTGGACGATGCTCGTCGTCACGGCGGGCGGCGCCCTGGCCCAGGCGGATCATGGAGCGGCCGGCGATGCGGCGCACGGGGCCGACATGGCCCATGGTGCGGAACATGCCAGCGGCGGCTTGCCTCAGCTCGATCCCACCGTATTCGCCCCCCAGTTGATCTGGCTGGCGATCTCGTTCATAGCCCTCTACTTCCTCATGGCCAAGGTGGCTCTGCCCAAGGTCGCCGAGGTCCTGGAAGAGCGGCAGGAGCGGATCACCAACGACCTCGACCGGGCGTCTTCGCTCCGGGAAGAGTCGGCCGGTGTCATGGAGGGCTACGAAAAGGCCCTGACCGACGCCCGGACGCACGCCCAGTCGGTGATGGCCGCCACGACCGCCGACATCGCTTCGGCGTCGTCCGGCCGTCAGGCCCAGTTCAATGCCGATCTGGCTGCCAAGACCCGCGCCGCCGAGGAGCGGATCAACGCGGCCAAGGAAACGGCGCTCACCAGCGTCCGCTCCGTGGCGGTCGAGATCGCCCAGCAGGCCGCCGAGAAGCTCGGTGGCATCAAGGTCGATGCCGCCCGGGCCGATACGGCCGTCGGCGCCGTGATGCAGGAGCGTGGCTGA
- the minC gene encoding septum site-determining protein MinC, with protein sequence MRSTSQISERDAPFQLRGNSFTVMVLKLVAPDDPSFFPQLLSKIRQAPNFFRNAPVVLDLDDLEEGAGPADFIDFVVTLRQNSLIPVGIQGGTPAQQAAAFEAGLTVMPTGRPSREPERDFQRPAPGRAPTDPLPPRNPAPAGDAAPAQEFQKTTLIITEPVRSGRQIYAARGDLIVLGPVSAGAELLADGNIHVYSSLRGRALAGISGDTAARIFCHSLEAELVSIAGLYRVSEDLDASVFKKQVHIYLDDGYLRMDPLS encoded by the coding sequence GTGAGAAGCACCAGTCAGATTTCGGAACGTGACGCGCCGTTCCAGCTCAGGGGCAACAGCTTCACCGTCATGGTGCTTAAGCTGGTGGCCCCCGATGACCCGTCGTTCTTCCCCCAACTGCTGAGCAAGATCCGCCAGGCGCCGAACTTTTTCCGGAACGCCCCCGTGGTGCTCGACCTGGACGACCTGGAGGAAGGCGCCGGCCCCGCCGACTTCATCGATTTCGTCGTCACCCTGCGCCAGAACAGCCTGATCCCGGTCGGCATCCAGGGCGGCACCCCGGCCCAGCAGGCCGCGGCTTTCGAGGCCGGGCTGACGGTCATGCCGACCGGCCGTCCGAGCCGCGAGCCGGAGCGCGACTTCCAGCGGCCGGCCCCCGGCCGGGCGCCGACCGACCCGCTGCCGCCGCGCAACCCCGCACCGGCGGGCGACGCCGCGCCGGCGCAGGAATTCCAGAAGACCACCCTGATCATCACCGAGCCGGTGCGCTCGGGCCGGCAGATCTACGCCGCGCGCGGCGACCTGATCGTGCTGGGACCGGTCAGCGCCGGGGCCGAGCTGCTGGCCGACGGCAACATCCATGTCTACAGCTCGCTGCGCGGACGCGCGCTGGCGGGCATCTCCGGCGATACCGCCGCCCGCATCTTCTGCCACAGCCTGGAGGCGGAACTGGTATCGATCGCCGGGCTCTATCGGGTCAGCGAGGATCTGGACGCCTCGGTGTTCAAGAAGCAGGTTCACATATATCTGGACGACGGATATCTGCGCATGGATCCGTTGTCATGA
- a CDS encoding SHOCT domain-containing protein, whose protein sequence is MASRFTSIWNEKKPASGAARPSGRPVRGRAGVASGAADSESGDEGDDSAARSLRALKVMFDRGLMTEAEYEQRRTALAGKAAERPSDGG, encoded by the coding sequence ATGGCGAGCAGGTTCACGTCGATCTGGAACGAGAAGAAGCCAGCGTCCGGAGCCGCGCGGCCTTCGGGGCGTCCTGTCCGGGGCCGGGCCGGGGTGGCGAGCGGCGCCGCGGACAGCGAGAGCGGCGACGAAGGGGACGACTCGGCGGCGCGGTCCCTGCGGGCGTTGAAGGTGATGTTCGACCGCGGGTTGATGACCGAGGCGGAGTATGAACAGCGCAGGACGGCACTGGCCGGCAAAGCCGCGGAGCGGCCTTCCGACGGCGGCTGA
- a CDS encoding SCO family protein: protein MNQRLIRLAVGTLIGLLIAAGIVWWQVSQLPGGTRSGTQTGTALIGGAFSLTDHTGRPVTQADYQGRHMLVYFGFTFCPDVCPTELQVMATALDRLGDRADEVQPLFVTIDPERDTVTQMAEYVAQFHPGSWG from the coding sequence ATGAACCAACGCCTCATCCGCCTCGCCGTCGGCACCCTGATCGGCCTGCTGATCGCCGCCGGGATCGTCTGGTGGCAGGTCTCCCAACTCCCCGGCGGCACCCGGAGCGGGACCCAGACCGGCACGGCCCTGATCGGCGGCGCGTTCTCGCTCACCGACCACACCGGCCGGCCCGTCACCCAGGCCGATTACCAGGGCCGCCACATGCTGGTCTATTTCGGCTTCACGTTCTGTCCGGACGTCTGCCCGACCGAACTGCAGGTGATGGCCACGGCCCTCGACCGCCTGGGCGACAGGGCCGACGAGGTCCAGCCGCTGTTCGTCACGATCGACCCGGAGCGCGACACCGTGACGCAGATGGCCGAATATGTCGCCCAGTTCCATCCCGGCTCGTGGGGCTGA
- a CDS encoding lactate/malate family dehydrogenase yields MVVLAAGANQRPGETRLELLERNAAVFGEIIPSVLSSAPDAILLIATNPVDVMTQVSLDIARRTRPDMPAGRVIGSGTILDTARFRALLGRHLGISPKSVHAHVLGEHGDSEVLHWSGADAGRCRFRNSPNRSAGR; encoded by the coding sequence GTGGTGGTGCTGGCGGCCGGCGCCAACCAGCGGCCGGGCGAGACGCGGCTGGAACTGCTGGAACGCAATGCCGCCGTCTTCGGCGAGATCATTCCCAGCGTCCTGTCGAGCGCGCCCGACGCGATCCTGCTGATCGCGACAAACCCCGTCGACGTCATGACCCAGGTCTCGCTGGACATCGCCCGCCGGACCCGGCCCGACATGCCGGCCGGGCGGGTGATCGGCTCCGGCACGATCCTGGACACCGCCCGATTCCGGGCGTTGCTGGGCCGGCACCTGGGCATATCGCCGAAATCGGTCCATGCCCACGTGCTGGGCGAACACGGCGACAGCGAGGTGCTCCACTGGTCGGGCGCCGACGCCGGGCGATGCCGGTTTCGGAATTCGCCGAACAGGTCGGCCGGCCGCTGA
- the hydA gene encoding dihydropyrimidinase produces the protein MSILIRGGTVVTAEQSFRADVYCENGTIVAIGDGFDPPAGSDVVDAGGMYVMPGGIDPHTHMELPFMGTVASEDFFSGTSAGAAGGTTMIIDFVIPAPQQSLVEAYKQWRGWAEKAATDYSFHVAVTWWSDQVREEMGVLTREHGVNSFKHFMAYKGAIMVDDGILLNSFARAQELGALCTVHAENGDAVFHLQKTLLEQGITGPEGHALSRPPQVEGEAAQRAIAIANVLGAPVYIVHVSTEQATQAISRARAAGHRVFGEVLAQHLVIDESVYRNPDWQTAAAYVMSPPFRAKHHQEALWAGLSSGGLQTTATDHCCFCAPQKAAGRDNFTKIPNGTGGIEDRMSILWHNGVGTGRLTPNEFVRITSTNCAQIFNLYPRKGAVQVGADADLVVWDPEGTRTISAKTHHQNVDFNIYEGMEVKGIARHTLSQGNLVWTDGELRTARGAGRYIDRPCHPPVFKAIERYNELHRPVGVDREVATAVTP, from the coding sequence ATGTCGATCCTGATCCGCGGCGGAACCGTCGTGACCGCCGAGCAGAGCTTCCGCGCCGACGTCTATTGCGAGAACGGCACGATCGTCGCGATCGGCGACGGTTTCGATCCGCCGGCCGGATCTGACGTGGTCGACGCGGGCGGCATGTATGTCATGCCGGGCGGCATCGATCCGCACACCCACATGGAACTGCCCTTCATGGGAACGGTCGCGAGCGAGGATTTCTTCTCCGGCACCTCGGCGGGGGCGGCGGGCGGCACCACCATGATCATCGACTTCGTGATCCCGGCCCCGCAGCAGTCGCTGGTCGAGGCGTACAAGCAGTGGCGCGGCTGGGCGGAGAAGGCGGCGACCGATTATTCCTTCCATGTCGCGGTCACCTGGTGGTCCGACCAGGTGCGGGAGGAGATGGGCGTGCTGACGCGCGAGCACGGCGTCAACTCCTTCAAGCATTTCATGGCCTACAAGGGCGCCATCATGGTCGATGACGGCATCCTGCTGAACAGCTTCGCCCGCGCGCAGGAGTTGGGCGCCCTGTGCACCGTCCATGCGGAGAACGGCGACGCCGTGTTCCACCTGCAGAAGACGCTGCTGGAGCAGGGCATCACCGGGCCGGAAGGCCATGCCCTGTCCCGGCCGCCCCAGGTCGAGGGCGAGGCGGCGCAGCGCGCCATCGCCATCGCCAACGTGCTGGGCGCGCCGGTCTATATCGTCCATGTCTCGACCGAGCAGGCGACCCAGGCGATATCCCGCGCCCGCGCCGCCGGGCATCGGGTGTTCGGAGAAGTGCTGGCCCAGCATCTGGTGATCGACGAGTCGGTCTACCGCAATCCCGACTGGCAGACCGCCGCCGCCTATGTGATGAGCCCGCCGTTCCGCGCCAAGCACCACCAGGAGGCCCTGTGGGCCGGCCTGTCCTCCGGCGGCTTGCAGACCACGGCGACGGACCATTGCTGCTTCTGCGCGCCGCAGAAGGCGGCGGGGCGCGACAATTTCACCAAGATCCCCAACGGCACCGGCGGGATCGAGGATCGCATGTCGATCCTGTGGCACAACGGCGTCGGCACGGGACGCCTGACGCCCAACGAGTTCGTCCGGATCACCTCGACCAACTGCGCCCAGATCTTCAACCTCTACCCGCGCAAAGGCGCGGTCCAGGTCGGGGCGGATGCCGATCTCGTCGTCTGGGATCCCGAGGGCACCCGGACCATCTCGGCCAAGACCCACCATCAGAACGTGGATTTCAACATCTACGAGGGGATGGAGGTGAAAGGTATCGCCCGGCATACGCTGTCCCAGGGCAACCTGGTCTGGACCGACGGCGAACTGCGCACCGCCCGAGGCGCCGGGCGCTATATCGACCGGCCCTGCCATCCCCCGGTGTTCAAGGCGATCGAGCGGTACAACGAACTTCACAGGCCGGTCGGCGTCGACCGGGAGGTCGCGACGGCGGTTACGCCCTGA
- a CDS encoding multicopper oxidase domain-containing protein, translated as MMSRYIWTLNGRKFDEDAAIRVAYGDRIRIRFVNTTMMAHPMHLHGMFVELENGQTDRMPRKHVVLVPPGQVTTVQLTADEPGEWPLHCHLLYHMASGMMTRFIVEPRTASL; from the coding sequence ATGATGTCGCGCTACATCTGGACCCTGAACGGCCGGAAGTTCGACGAGGATGCCGCGATCCGGGTCGCTTACGGCGATCGGATCCGGATCCGCTTCGTCAACACGACCATGATGGCCCACCCGATGCACCTGCACGGCATGTTCGTCGAGCTGGAGAACGGCCAGACGGACCGGATGCCCCGGAAGCACGTCGTGCTCGTGCCGCCGGGCCAGGTCACCACGGTCCAGCTGACCGCCGACGAACCCGGCGAATGGCCCCTCCACTGCCATCTCCTCTACCACATGGCCTCGGGCATGATGACGCGGTTCATCGTCGAACCCCGCACGGCGAGCCTCTGA
- a CDS encoding F0F1 ATP synthase subunit B: MFQAAEFWVAVAFFIFLFFAFRPGAKALTAMLDDRADKIRQELEEAQRLREDAQSTLASYQRRQRDALKEAEDIIAHAREEAERLRLHAAADLDASMKRREAQAMDKIAQAEALALQEVKSLTVDLAIAASGRLIAENMDASQSAKLVDAAIADLPRNLH; the protein is encoded by the coding sequence ATGTTTCAAGCTGCTGAATTCTGGGTCGCCGTCGCCTTCTTCATCTTCCTCTTCTTCGCATTCCGCCCGGGCGCCAAGGCCCTGACGGCGATGCTGGACGACCGGGCGGACAAGATCCGCCAGGAACTGGAGGAGGCGCAGCGGCTGCGCGAGGATGCTCAGTCCACCCTCGCCTCCTACCAGCGTCGTCAGCGCGACGCGCTGAAGGAAGCCGAGGACATCATCGCCCATGCCCGCGAGGAAGCCGAGCGGCTTCGGCTTCATGCGGCGGCCGACCTCGACGCCTCCATGAAGCGGCGCGAAGCCCAGGCGATGGACAAGATCGCCCAGGCGGAAGCCCTGGCCCTTCAGGAAGTGAAGAGCCTGACGGTCGATCTCGCGATCGCCGCCAGCGGCCGCCTGATCGCGGAGAACATGGACGCCTCGCAGTCCGCCAAGCTGGTCGACGCCGCAATCGCCGACCTGCCGCGCAACTTGCACTAA
- a CDS encoding molybdopterin-dependent oxidoreductase, with protein MIARILAATFLISLASWTAARPVLAAQISVSGAGLAAAETLDSEQLAGLPAVEIATATPWTGKASFSGPYLTDVLALLKAEGNKVSLIARDDYKVELSLTDILRYRPIIATSMNGKPIPPRERGPFWLMFPFDDHPELQNDAWFFRAIWQIDRIRVEP; from the coding sequence ATGATTGCCCGCATCCTTGCCGCCACCTTCCTGATTTCGCTGGCTTCCTGGACCGCCGCGAGGCCGGTGCTGGCGGCGCAGATCAGCGTCTCCGGCGCCGGCCTCGCGGCGGCGGAGACGCTCGATTCGGAACAGCTTGCCGGGCTGCCGGCGGTGGAGATCGCCACCGCCACCCCGTGGACCGGCAAGGCCAGCTTCTCCGGCCCGTACCTGACCGACGTGCTGGCGCTGCTGAAAGCCGAGGGCAACAAGGTCTCGTTGATCGCCAGGGACGACTACAAGGTCGAGTTGTCGCTAACGGACATCCTGCGTTACCGGCCGATCATCGCGACCTCCATGAACGGCAAGCCCATCCCGCCGCGGGAGCGTGGGCCGTTCTGGTTGATGTTTCCGTTCGATGACCATCCCGAATTGCAAAACGACGCCTGGTTCTTCCGGGCGATTTGGCAGATCGACCGGATCAGGGTCGAGCCTTGA
- a CDS encoding copper resistance protein B, translating into MTKTSLRSAALAAGAVLLALSAVPPRAAAQEHGGPRDGDQAEQFHEEPPILSTLLIDRLEHRWRDGENSIDWEVQGWIGGDTNKAWFNVEGSKAVDGEVEEAEFQFLYSRMTSEFWDLQAGIRHDVRPRPQTTYGVVGFQGVAPYFFDVTAQLFVSEDGDFSARLEAEYDLLITQKLVLQPVAEVNVSAQRVRELHVGSGFNDVELGLRLRYEVVREFAPYVGVNWERKLGETADIARDHGEDPSDLSFVTGVRFWF; encoded by the coding sequence ATGACCAAGACAAGCCTCCGATCGGCGGCGCTCGCGGCCGGCGCCGTCCTGCTGGCGTTGTCGGCGGTCCCGCCGCGCGCCGCCGCGCAGGAACACGGCGGACCCCGGGACGGGGACCAAGCCGAGCAGTTCCACGAGGAGCCGCCGATCCTCTCGACTCTCCTCATCGACCGGCTGGAGCATCGGTGGCGGGACGGCGAGAATTCGATCGACTGGGAGGTGCAGGGCTGGATCGGCGGAGACACCAATAAGGCCTGGTTCAACGTCGAAGGCAGCAAGGCCGTGGACGGGGAGGTGGAGGAAGCGGAATTCCAGTTCCTCTACAGCCGCATGACGTCGGAGTTCTGGGACCTCCAGGCCGGCATCCGTCACGACGTTCGTCCCCGGCCCCAGACGACCTATGGAGTGGTCGGGTTCCAGGGGGTGGCGCCGTACTTCTTCGACGTGACCGCCCAGCTCTTCGTCAGCGAGGACGGCGACTTCAGCGCCCGCCTGGAAGCCGAGTACGACCTGCTCATCACGCAGAAGCTCGTCCTCCAGCCGGTCGCCGAGGTCAACGTCTCGGCCCAGCGGGTCCGCGAGCTTCATGTCGGTTCCGGTTTCAACGACGTGGAGCTGGGATTGCGCCTCCGCTACGAGGTCGTCCGCGAGTTCGCTCCCTATGTCGGCGTGAACTGGGAACGGAAGCTGGGCGAGACCGCCGACATCGCCCGCGACCACGGTGAGGACCCGAGCGACCTGTCCTTCGTCACCGGCGTGCGGTTCTGGTTCTAG